In Macaca fascicularis isolate 582-1 chromosome 15, T2T-MFA8v1.1, one genomic interval encodes:
- the LOC135967537 gene encoding ubiquitin carboxyl-terminal hydrolase 17-like — MEADSLHLGGEWQFNHFSKLISSRPDAAFAEIQRTSLPEKSSLSSETQVNLCDDLAPVARQPAPRKKLPLSSRRPAAVGAGLQNMGNTCYLNASLQCLTYTPPLANYMLSQEHFQLCQRHKCCMLCTMEAHITWALHCPGHVTQPSQALTAGFHRGKQEDAHEFLMFIVDAMKKACLPGHKQVDHDSEDTTLIHQIFGGCWRSQIKCLHCQGVSDTFDPYLDIALDIQAAQSVKQALEQVVKPEELNGENAYHCGLCLQKAPASKTFTLHTSAKVLILVLRRFSDVTGNKLAKNVQYPECLDMQPYMSQQNTGPLVYVLYAVLVHAGWSCHNGHYLSYVKAPGGQWYKMDDAEVTACSIASVLSQQAYVLFYIQKSELERCSESVSIGREPGALGAEHKDRRATQGELQREPCLQVPDLEEHLVERDTQESTLDHWKFLQEQNKTKPDFNIRKVECTLPPNVLVIHPSKYKGGMNNRHPEQQSSLLNLSSRNLTP, encoded by the coding sequence atggaggccgattcactccacttgggaggtgagtggcagttcaaccacttttcaaaactcatatcttctcggccagatgcagcttttgctgaaattcagcggacttctctacctgagaagtcatcactgtcatctgagacccaagTCAACCTCTGTGATGATTTGGCTCccgtggcaagacagcctgcccccagaaagaagcttcctctcagtagcaggagacctgctgcggtgggggctgggctccagaatatgggaaatacttgctacttgaatgcttccctgcagtgcctgacatacacaccgccccttgccaactacatgctgtcccagGAGCACTTTCAACTTTGTCAGcgtcacaagtgctgcatgctgtgtacgatggaagctcacattaCATGGGCCCTCCACTGTCCTGGCCACGTCacccagccctcacaggcattgactgctggcttccatcgaggcaagcaggaagatgcccatgagtttctgatgttcattgtggatgccatgaaaaaggcatgccttcccgggcacaagcaggtagatcatgactctgaggacaccaccctcatccaccagatatttggaggctgctggagatctcaaatcaagtgtctccactgccagggcgtttcggacacctttgacccttacctggacatcgccctggatatccaggcagctcagagtgtgaagcaagctttggaacaggtggtgaagcccgaagaactcaatggagagaatgcctatcattgtggtctttgtctccagaaggcgcctgcctccaagaccttcactctacacacttctgccaaggtcctcatccttgtattgaggagattctccgatgtcacaggcaacaaacttgccaagaatgtgcaataccctgagtgccttgacatgcagccatacatgtctcagcagaacacggGACCTCtagtctatgtcctctatgctgtgctggtccacgctgggtggagttgtcacaacggacattacctctcttatgtcaaagctccaggaggccagtggtataaaatggatgacgccgaggtcactgcctgtagcatcgcttctgtcctgagtcaacaggcctatgtcctcttttacatccagaagagtgaactggaaagatgcagtgagagtgtgtcaataggcagggaaccaggagcccttggcgccgaacacaaagacaggcgagcaacgcaaggagagctccagagagaaccctgcctccaggtacccgacttggaggagcacttggtggaaagagacactcaggaaagcaccttagaccattggaagttcctccaagagcaaaacaaaaccaagcctgacttcaacatcagaaaagtcgaatgtaccctgcctcccaacgtgcttgtgattcatccatcaaaatacaagggtgggatgaacaaccgtcatcctgaacagcaaagctccctgctgaacctctcttcaaggaacctgacACCttag